One Manihot esculenta cultivar AM560-2 chromosome 18, M.esculenta_v8, whole genome shotgun sequence genomic window carries:
- the LOC110608184 gene encoding transcription factor RF2b: MEMQDPQDKHSLNPISNSNSNSNSHFDPNSQNVALKNPLPDAPSSTSMFSARPASHHRRAHSEMSFRLPDDMTMMMMDLSPSDPINGGGAGGGGRTGGGGGVGGGSSAGSFEEIGSEDDLFSTYIDVDKLTGGGNVDGRNSMDHNNNNHGEGDKGASLTTTRPTHRHSNSVDGSAFGEVMDAKKAMPPDKLAELWNLDPKRAKRIIANRQSAARSKERKARYILELERKVQTLQTEATTLSAQLTLFQRDTTGLSTENTELKLRLQAMEQQAQLRDALNEALKKEVERLKIATGETISPSESFNLGMNQMPYSPSIFFPFPQQPGPASHPNMQFPPFAHSQPNMPAQHLHQTHSHSFSELMKNDPLGRLQGLDISSKGLNIVKSEGPSLSASESSSTF; this comes from the exons ATGGAAATGCAAGATCCGCAAGACAAACACAGCCTTAATCCCATTTCCAATTCAAATTCCAATTCCAACTCCCATTTCGATCCAAATTCTCAAAATGTCGCTCTTAAGAATCCACTCCCCGATGCTCCTTCATCGACGTCAATGTTCAGTGCTCGGCCTGCGTCCCACCACCGGAGGGCCCACTCCGAGATGAGCTTCCGCTTGCCGGATGACATGACTATGATGATGATGGATCTGTCTCCTTCCGACCCGATCAATGGCGGTGGTGCAGGTGGTGGGGGAAgaactggtggtggtggtggagttgGTGGAGGATCTTCTGCTGGTAGTTTTGAGGAGATCGGATCGGAAGACGATCTATTTTCTACCTACATTGATGTTGATAAACTTACCGGAGGAGGAAACGTCGACGGACGCAATTCTATggatcataataataataaccacGGCGAAGGAGACAAAGGAGCTTCCCTTACTACGACGAGGCCGACGCACAGGCATAGCAACTCTGTTGACGGCAGTGCGTTCGGAGAGGTAATGGACGCTAAGAAAGCTATGCCTCCTGATAAGTTGGCTGAGCTCTGGAATCTTGATCCTAAAAGAGCCAAAAG GATAATTGCTAATCGGCAGTCTGCCGCTCGCTCTAAGGAGAGAAAGGCACGATATATACTAGAACTTGAGCGCAAAGTTCAGACCCTTCAAACAGAAGCCACCACTCTTTCTGCTCAACTCACCTTATTCCAG AGAGACACGACTGGGCTGAGTACAGAAAACACAGAGCTTAAGCTTCGGTTACAAGCTATGGAGCAACAGGCTCAGTTGCGAGACG CTCTGAATGAGGCTCTGAAGAAAGAAGTTGAAAGGCTCAAGATTGCCACTGGGGAAACAATAAGCCCCTCTGAGTCATTCAACTTGGGAATGAACCAAATGCCATATTCCCCATCAATCTTTTTTCCATTTCCACAACAACCAGGACCTGCcagtcatccaaacatgcagTTTCCACCATTTGCACATTCGCAGCCCAATATGCCAGCTCAGCATCTTCACCAAACACATTCCCATTCGTTCTCGGAACTTATGAAAAATGATCCACTTGGTCGATTACAGGGGCTTGATATCAGTAGTAAAGGACTAAATATTGTAAAGTCAGAAGGCCCCTCGCTTTCTGCAAGTGAAAGTAGCTCGACATTTTGA
- the LOC110608185 gene encoding non-specific lipid-transfer protein 1: MGSKVEFLAVIVVCSLFVIAPHVYAKISCEQVTMLLTPCIPYAVFGGDVPPACCSGIKESLALVKTTEDLRLKCECVKEGAAGIPGLNYTRVNELPAKCGTTSPYLVSPNTDCSKLKG; encoded by the exons ATGGGTTCGAAGGTAGAATTTCTGGCAGTTATAGTAGTGTGTTCCTTATTCGTTATTGCTCCTCACGTATATGCAAAGATATCGTGTGAGCAAGTGACGATGTTATTGACCCCATGCATACCTTACGCTGTGTTTGGAGGAGACGTACCACCAGCTTGTTGTTCAGGAATCAAAGAATCGCTTGCACTTGTTAAAACCACCGAAGATTTAAGGCTTAAATGCGAATGCGTCAAAGAAGGCGCTGCCGGAATCCCCGGCCTCAATTACACACGAGTTAATGAGCTTCCGGCCAAATGTGGAACCACTTCTCCATACTTAGTCAGCCCCAACACTGACTGCTCCAA GCTCAAAGGATAA